From a region of the Castor canadensis chromosome 7, mCasCan1.hap1v2, whole genome shotgun sequence genome:
- the LOC109701578 gene encoding LOW QUALITY PROTEIN: PRAME family member 12-like (The sequence of the model RefSeq protein was modified relative to this genomic sequence to represent the inferred CDS: inserted 1 base in 1 codon) yields MSSKAPPTLLQLAGHSLLGNKVLALSALETLPTELFPPLFMEALTRRHTNVMXAMVQAWPFPCLPWGLSLFLLRRWKLQILDLQSVHQNFWKVFSGAMVEYCISQTKGKNKALDIPPRTGVLSLLELDWMEEVEMNCPLMLYTLAMVAPYLGQLRILRKLRISQIFVLACISPEQYEQLVATFTSQFSKLSCLQQLCVSRAYFLHGHLQQVLRCLKTPLESLSITHCQLAESDLEHLSQCPCIHQLKHLSLKGVPLISVRYEALQVLLERVADTLKTLDYENCGIRDSQLTALLPALSHCSQLTMFSFFGNHISMSVLKDLLHHTARLCQLSQELCPVPLESYGFCGHRETYPTLC; encoded by the exons ATGAGCAGCAAGGCCCCACCCACCCTCCTGCAGCTGGCAGGGCATAGCCTGCTGGGGAATAAAGTCCTGGCCCTCTCTGCTCTGGAGACACTGCCCACAGAGCTCTTCCCTCCTCTGTTCATGGAGGCCTTAACAAGGAGACACACTAATGTCA AAGCCATGGTGCAGGCCTGGCCCTTCCCATGCCTCCCCTGGGG ACTCTCCCTGTTTCTCCTTAGGAGGTGGAAATTACAGATTTTGGACCTGCAATCTGTGCACCAGAACTTCTGGAAGGTGTTTTCTGGAGCCATGGTTGAGTACTGCATATCACAGACCAAGGGCAAGAACAAAGCATTGGACATCCCTCCAAGGACGGG GGTCCTTAGTCTGTTGGAGCTGGACTGGATGGAGGAGGTGGAAATGAATTGTCCCTTGATGCTGTACACACTGGCCATGGTTGCTCCTTACCTGGGCCAGCTAAGAATCCTGCGCAAACTTCGCATCTCTCAAATCTTTGTTCTGGCATGCATTTCTCCAGAACAGTATGAGCAGCTTGTGGCCACCTTCACTTCTCAGTTCAGCAAACTCAGCTGCCTCCAACAGCTCTGTGTAAGCAGGGCCTACTTCCTGCATGGCCACCTGCAGCAGGTGCTCAG GTGCCTGAAGACCCCCTTGGAGTCACTGTCAATCACTCACTGCCAGCTTGCAGAATCAGACTTGGAACATCTGTCGCAGTGCCCATGCATCCACCAACTAAAACACCTGAGTCTGAAAGGAGTCCCACTGATCTCTGTGCGATATGAAGCCCTCCAAGTTCTGCTAGAGAGAGTTGCAGACACCTTGAAGACCCTGGACTATGAGAACTGTGGGATCAGGGACTCCCAGCTCACTGCCCTCCTGCCTGCCctgagccactgctcccagctcACTATGTTCAGCTTCTTTGGGAACCACATCTCCATGTCTGTACTGAAGGACCTGCTGCACCACACTGCCAGGCTGTGCCAGTTGAGCCAGGAGCTGTGCCCTGTCCCTCTGGAGAGCTACGGGTTCTGTGGTCACAGAGAGACTTACCCAACATTGTGCTGA